The following proteins are co-located in the Microbacterium sp. SORGH_AS_0888 genome:
- the treY gene encoding malto-oligosyltrehalose synthase — translation MTRLSSSTYRLQIRPALDLQAAAGLVPYLRDLGVGWVYLSPLLRATSGSDHGYDVVDPSCVDPARGGPAGLARLSAAAREAGLGVLVDIVPNHMGVAVPSENPWWWDVLRLGRASRHADAFDIDWDAGGGRVRLPILGAPLADARGDLRVEAPERPHDSDDFVQPDGELASRAHEIGADAVSAAAQDGVLRYFDHVLPLAPGSLDGVSDPTRELGDILARQHYELRFWRDEQAELNYRRFFAVSTLAGVRVERPEVFDQTHSEILRWVREGLVDGLRVDHPDGLVDPGGYLDRLAAATAAARRETESGIGDAAAEGSSDAAGPLPVWVEKILERAATDRPERLRAEWATAGTTGYDAMAEIDRVLIDPAGEPGLDALDARLRSESGLAPYPGWAGLIHHTKRGIADTIQRSEIARLVRCLPAAVREDVGEAAATDALAELLACFPTYRSYLPAGAAWLAEAVDAASLSRPDLAAAIAALVPVLADPSEEAARRFQQTTGPVMAKGVEDTAFYRATRLGTLTEVGGDPGVFALPVAGFHDAFARRQAEWPHALTALSTHDTKRGEDVRARLSVLAELPAEWARVLEDLRAHASTGHGPFDALLWQAIVGAWPATPERLHAYAEKAAREAGERTAWLDVDAEFEARMHALVDAAFEDAKPVVQAFVDRIAGYGWSNSLSAKLLQLVGPGVPDVYQGSELWETSLVDPDNRRAVDFAERARMLRDLDGGSLPPVDASGAAKLLLVSRALRLRRDRPGLFTRYRPLDAVGPASGHVVAFDRGGAIAVATRLPVGLERAGGWRDTAVPLPSPGPWRDELTGAVVPGGLAPLAELLSRYPVALLTHNA, via the coding sequence GTGACACGGCTGTCGTCGTCCACCTACCGCCTGCAGATCCGGCCGGCGCTGGATCTGCAGGCGGCGGCGGGCCTCGTGCCCTACCTGCGCGACCTCGGCGTCGGGTGGGTGTACCTCTCGCCGCTGCTGCGGGCGACGTCCGGGTCCGACCACGGCTACGACGTCGTCGACCCCTCGTGCGTGGACCCGGCCCGGGGCGGTCCGGCGGGCCTGGCACGGCTCTCGGCGGCGGCCCGCGAGGCCGGGCTCGGGGTGCTCGTCGACATCGTGCCGAACCACATGGGCGTCGCCGTGCCGAGCGAGAACCCGTGGTGGTGGGACGTGCTGCGGCTCGGTCGCGCCTCGCGGCACGCCGACGCCTTCGACATCGACTGGGACGCCGGAGGGGGCAGGGTACGGCTGCCGATCCTGGGTGCGCCGCTCGCCGACGCGCGCGGCGACCTGCGGGTCGAGGCCCCCGAGCGGCCCCACGACAGCGACGATTTCGTGCAACCCGACGGGGAATTGGCGTCGCGGGCGCACGAAATCGGCGCGGATGCGGTGAGCGCGGCGGCCCAGGACGGCGTCCTGCGTTACTTCGACCACGTGCTGCCGCTCGCGCCGGGCTCGCTCGACGGCGTGTCGGACCCGACCCGTGAGCTCGGGGACATCCTCGCCCGTCAGCACTACGAGCTGCGGTTCTGGCGCGACGAGCAGGCCGAGCTGAACTACCGCCGCTTCTTCGCGGTCTCCACCCTCGCCGGTGTGCGGGTCGAGCGGCCCGAGGTGTTCGACCAGACCCACTCCGAGATCCTCCGCTGGGTGCGCGAGGGGCTCGTGGACGGGCTGCGGGTCGACCACCCGGACGGGCTCGTCGACCCGGGCGGCTACCTCGACCGGCTCGCGGCGGCGACCGCGGCCGCGCGGCGAGAGACCGAATCCGGCATCGGGGACGCCGCCGCTGAGGGTTCCTCGGATGCCGCCGGCCCCCTGCCGGTGTGGGTCGAGAAGATCCTCGAGCGCGCCGCCACGGACCGCCCCGAGCGGCTGCGGGCCGAGTGGGCGACCGCGGGGACCACGGGATACGACGCGATGGCCGAGATCGACCGGGTCCTGATCGACCCCGCCGGCGAGCCGGGACTCGACGCCCTCGACGCCCGGCTGCGGAGCGAGAGCGGACTCGCGCCGTATCCCGGCTGGGCGGGACTCATCCACCACACCAAGCGCGGCATCGCCGACACGATCCAGCGGTCCGAGATCGCGCGGCTCGTGCGGTGCCTGCCGGCGGCCGTGCGCGAGGACGTGGGGGAGGCGGCGGCGACCGATGCGCTCGCGGAGCTGCTGGCCTGCTTCCCGACCTATCGCTCGTACCTGCCCGCGGGGGCCGCGTGGTTGGCGGAGGCGGTGGATGCGGCCTCCCTGAGCCGTCCCGATCTCGCCGCCGCGATCGCCGCGCTCGTGCCGGTGCTGGCCGATCCCTCCGAGGAGGCGGCCCGGCGGTTCCAGCAGACGACCGGGCCGGTGATGGCCAAGGGCGTGGAGGACACGGCGTTCTACCGCGCGACCCGGCTGGGGACGCTCACCGAGGTGGGCGGCGACCCCGGGGTGTTCGCGCTGCCCGTCGCGGGCTTCCATGACGCGTTCGCGCGACGCCAGGCAGAGTGGCCGCACGCGCTCACCGCGCTCTCGACGCACGACACGAAGCGCGGCGAGGACGTGCGCGCGCGGCTGTCCGTGCTCGCCGAGCTGCCTGCGGAGTGGGCGCGGGTGCTCGAGGATCTGCGGGCGCACGCGTCGACGGGGCACGGGCCGTTCGACGCGCTGCTGTGGCAGGCGATCGTGGGCGCGTGGCCGGCGACCCCCGAGCGGTTGCACGCCTATGCCGAGAAGGCGGCCCGCGAGGCGGGGGAGCGCACGGCGTGGCTGGATGTCGACGCGGAGTTCGAGGCGCGCATGCACGCCCTCGTCGATGCCGCGTTTGAAGATGCGAAGCCCGTCGTGCAGGCGTTCGTCGACCGGATCGCGGGCTACGGCTGGTCGAACTCGCTGTCGGCCAAGCTGCTGCAGCTCGTGGGGCCGGGCGTCCCCGACGTCTATCAGGGCTCGGAGCTGTGGGAGACATCCCTCGTCGACCCCGACAACCGGCGCGCGGTGGACTTCGCCGAGCGGGCGCGGATGCTGCGGGACCTCGATGGCGGATCGCTGCCGCCGGTCGACGCCTCCGGGGCGGCGAAGCTGCTGCTGGTCTCCCGGGCGCTGCGGCTGCGCCGCGACCGCCCCGGGCTGTTCACCCGCTATCGTCCGCTGGATGCGGTGGGCCCGGCATCCGGGCACGTCGTCGCGTTCGATCGGGGCGGGGCGATCGCGGTCGCGACACGCCTGCCGGTGGGGCTCGAGCGCGCGGGGGGATGGCGCGACACGGCCGTGCCGCTGCCGTCCCCCGGCCCGTGGCGCGACGAGCTGACCGGCGCCGTCGTGCCCGGCGGCCTCGCCCCGCTCGCCGAGCTCCTGTCGCGGTACCCCGTCGCACTGCTCACCCACAACGCATGA
- the glgX gene encoding glycogen debranching protein GlgX, which produces MQAWPGSTYPLGATFDGNGTNFAIFSEGAERVELCLFGDRGKETRVELVDVDAFVWHAYLPNIAPGQRYGYRVHGPHDPASGKRFNPNKLLLDPYAKAVEGQVDWDQSVFGYTFGDPDSRNDDDSATRMMKGIVVNPFFDWGGDRQPKTPYSETFIYEAHVKGLTQRHPAIPEEIRGTYSAIAHPAIIEHLKKIGVTAIELMPVHQFVNDSTLEEKGLSNYWGYNTIAFFAPQNTYSSTGQRGQQVQEFKGMVRALHAAGIEVILDVVYNHTAEGNHLGPTLSMRGIDNEAYYRLEQNDKRYYTDYTGTGNSLNVGNPHALQLIMDSLRYWVLEMHVDGFRFDLAATLAREFYDVDRLAAFFELVQQDPVVSQVKLIAEPWDVGPGGYQVGNFPPQWTEWNGKYRDTVRDFWRGEPSTLGEFASRLTGSADLYEHSGRRPAASVNFVTAHDGFTLRDLVSYNEKHNDANGEDGRDGADDNRSWNCGVEGPTDDPAVLTLRARQQRNFIATLLLSQGVPMLSHGDELGRTQGGNNNGYAQDNEITWVDWDAVDQPLVEFTAALARLRRDHPTFRRRRFFDGRPVRVEAGQNVPDIVWLRPDGSLMEPEDWDAGFGRAVGVFLNGNGIRERDRRGEQITDEHFIVLFNAGDEPVDFVLPDVSFSPMWDVLVDTAGERANTAPVAPGDTLSVPAKSVMVLCEHDEPEPEVDHSVAASLAQALTGTIDEVPGAAPKSELPR; this is translated from the coding sequence GTGCAAGCCTGGCCTGGATCCACCTATCCGCTCGGAGCGACGTTCGATGGGAACGGCACGAACTTCGCGATCTTCAGCGAGGGTGCGGAACGCGTCGAGCTGTGTCTGTTCGGCGACCGCGGCAAGGAGACCCGCGTCGAGCTCGTCGACGTGGATGCCTTCGTCTGGCACGCCTACCTCCCCAACATCGCCCCGGGTCAGCGCTACGGCTATCGCGTGCACGGCCCCCACGACCCGGCGTCCGGCAAGCGCTTCAACCCGAACAAGCTCCTGCTGGACCCCTACGCCAAGGCCGTCGAGGGGCAGGTCGACTGGGACCAGTCGGTGTTCGGCTACACCTTCGGCGATCCCGACTCGCGCAACGACGACGACTCGGCGACCCGCATGATGAAGGGCATCGTCGTCAACCCGTTCTTCGACTGGGGCGGCGACCGCCAGCCCAAGACGCCGTACTCAGAGACCTTCATCTACGAGGCGCACGTGAAGGGCCTCACCCAGCGGCATCCCGCGATCCCGGAGGAGATCCGCGGCACCTACAGCGCGATCGCCCACCCCGCCATCATCGAGCATCTGAAGAAGATCGGCGTCACGGCCATCGAGCTCATGCCGGTGCACCAGTTCGTCAACGACTCGACCCTGGAGGAGAAGGGGCTGTCGAACTACTGGGGCTACAACACGATCGCGTTCTTCGCCCCGCAGAACACGTACTCCTCGACGGGCCAGCGCGGTCAGCAGGTGCAGGAGTTCAAGGGGATGGTGCGCGCCCTGCACGCGGCCGGCATCGAGGTCATCCTGGACGTCGTCTACAACCACACGGCCGAGGGCAACCACCTGGGCCCGACGCTCTCGATGCGCGGCATCGACAACGAGGCCTACTACCGGCTCGAGCAGAACGACAAGCGCTACTACACCGACTACACCGGAACCGGGAACAGCCTCAACGTCGGCAACCCGCATGCGCTGCAGCTCATCATGGACTCGCTGCGCTACTGGGTGCTCGAGATGCACGTCGACGGGTTCCGCTTCGACCTGGCGGCGACCCTGGCCCGCGAGTTCTACGACGTCGACCGGCTGGCGGCGTTCTTCGAGCTCGTGCAGCAGGATCCGGTGGTCAGCCAGGTCAAGCTCATCGCCGAGCCGTGGGACGTCGGCCCCGGCGGCTACCAGGTCGGCAACTTCCCGCCGCAGTGGACCGAGTGGAACGGCAAGTACCGCGACACGGTGCGCGACTTCTGGCGGGGCGAGCCCTCGACGCTCGGCGAGTTCGCCTCACGGCTGACCGGATCCGCCGACCTGTACGAGCACTCGGGACGCCGGCCGGCGGCATCCGTCAACTTCGTCACGGCGCACGACGGCTTCACCCTGCGCGACCTCGTCTCGTACAACGAGAAGCACAACGACGCGAACGGCGAGGACGGCCGCGACGGCGCCGACGACAACCGATCGTGGAACTGCGGCGTCGAGGGGCCCACCGACGACCCGGCCGTGCTGACGCTGCGCGCCCGCCAGCAGCGCAACTTCATCGCGACTCTGCTGCTCTCGCAGGGCGTGCCGATGCTCTCGCACGGCGACGAGCTCGGCCGCACGCAGGGCGGCAACAACAACGGCTATGCGCAGGACAACGAGATCACCTGGGTCGACTGGGATGCCGTCGACCAGCCGCTCGTCGAGTTCACGGCCGCGCTCGCGCGCCTCCGCCGCGATCACCCCACGTTCCGCCGTCGTCGCTTCTTCGACGGCCGCCCGGTGCGGGTCGAGGCGGGCCAGAACGTGCCCGACATCGTGTGGCTGCGGCCCGACGGCTCGCTCATGGAGCCGGAGGACTGGGATGCCGGCTTCGGCCGCGCCGTCGGGGTGTTCCTCAACGGCAACGGCATCCGTGAGCGCGACCGTCGCGGCGAGCAGATCACCGACGAGCACTTCATCGTTCTGTTCAACGCGGGTGACGAGCCGGTCGACTTCGTCCTCCCGGATGTGAGCTTCTCGCCCATGTGGGACGTCCTCGTCGACACCGCCGGCGAGCGCGCCAACACGGCGCCCGTCGCCCCCGGCGACACGCTGTCGGTGCCGGCGAAGTCGGTCATGGTGCTGTGCGAGCACGACGAGCCCGAGCCCGAGGTCGACCACTCGGTCGCGGCCTCGCTCGCACAGGCGCTCACCGGAACGATCGACGAGGTGCCGGGGGCGGCGCCCAAGTCGGAGCTGCCGAGGTGA
- a CDS encoding adenosine deaminase — MSTDRHDTPPCAELHVHVEGTLEPDLIYALAERNAVALPYRDIDDLRRRYEFEDLSSFLDLYYANMAVLQTADDFADLATAYFARAAAGGVRHVDLFFDPQAHLVRGVALATVVEGLGRAIDEAAERFDLTVGLIACFLRDRSPEEALAVLRDLLSMDAGIIGVGLDSAERGNPPALFEEVFALAAANGLRRVAHAGEEGPAAYVAEALDVLGIERVDHGIRSIEDPRLLARLAAEGVALTVCPLSNVRLRAVATMADHPLPQLIAAGVRVTVNSDDPAYFGGYVDDNYRALADVFGWGPAELAALARHSATASFASPEGRQRLLDEIDEWERRAVGV, encoded by the coding sequence ATGTCCACCGACCGCCATGACACCCCGCCGTGCGCCGAGCTGCACGTCCACGTCGAGGGCACGCTCGAGCCCGACCTCATCTACGCGCTGGCGGAGCGGAACGCCGTCGCGCTGCCCTACCGCGACATCGACGACCTCCGCCGTCGGTACGAGTTCGAGGACCTCTCATCGTTCCTCGACTTGTACTACGCGAACATGGCCGTGCTGCAGACGGCCGACGACTTCGCCGACCTCGCGACGGCGTACTTCGCGCGGGCCGCGGCCGGCGGCGTCCGGCACGTCGACCTGTTCTTCGACCCGCAGGCGCACCTCGTGCGGGGTGTGGCGCTGGCGACCGTGGTCGAGGGACTGGGCAGGGCGATCGACGAGGCCGCGGAGCGGTTCGACCTGACGGTGGGGCTCATCGCCTGCTTCCTGCGCGACCGGTCGCCGGAGGAGGCGCTCGCGGTCCTGCGGGATCTGCTGTCGATGGATGCCGGCATCATCGGCGTCGGGCTCGACTCGGCCGAGCGGGGCAACCCGCCCGCGCTGTTCGAGGAGGTCTTCGCGCTGGCCGCGGCGAACGGGCTGCGGCGCGTCGCGCACGCGGGAGAGGAGGGCCCGGCGGCCTACGTCGCCGAGGCGCTCGACGTGCTCGGCATCGAACGGGTCGATCACGGCATCCGCAGCATCGAGGACCCCCGGCTCCTCGCACGCCTCGCCGCCGAGGGCGTCGCGCTCACCGTGTGTCCGCTCTCGAACGTGCGCCTGCGGGCCGTGGCGACGATGGCGGACCACCCGCTCCCGCAGCTGATCGCGGCGGGGGTGCGGGTCACCGTCAACTCCGACGACCCGGCGTACTTCGGCGGATACGTCGACGACAACTACCGGGCGCTGGCGGACGTGTTCGGCTGGGGCCCCGCGGAGCTCGCGGCGCTCGCGCGGCACAGCGCCACGGCATCCTTCGCCTCGCCGGAAGGCCGGCAGCGGCTCCTGGACGAGATCGACGAGTGGGAACGGCGCGCCGTCGGCGTCTGA